Part of the Quercus robur chromosome 5, dhQueRobu3.1, whole genome shotgun sequence genome, attatgttgcaagTGATTTtagtaaggtgtatttggctaaTGGTGCAGCtttggatgttgtgggtatggaAGACGTCCTGATATTGTTGCCCAATTGGTCtatttggttactggagaaggttcaacatattcctgacctgaggaggaatctaatttctgttggacaacttgatgatgaagggcatgcaatactatttgttggtggtataTGGAAGGTTAAAAAGAGAGCCAGAGTATTGGCTCATGGAAAGAAGATTGGTACTCTATATATggcctcaagtccaagagacacaattgcaatTGCTGAAGCAAGTattgatacaagcctatggcatCGTAGtcttggtcacatgagtgagaaaggaacGAAGATGCTGCTATCAAAAGGGAAACTACTAGAATTGAAGTTcgttgattttgacatgtgtgaaagctgCATCCTAGGAAAGTAGAAAAATGTGAACTTCTTGAAAACTGGTAGAACACCGAAGGCtaaaaaattggagttagtacacactgatttgtgggggccttctccagttgcatcccttggaggttcaaggtattacatcactttcattgatgactcaagcagaaaggtatgagtttattttctgaaaaatgaatctgatgtatttgaaacttttaagaaatGAAATGTCATGGTTGAGATagaaacaggtttgaaagtaaaatgtttgaggtcagataatggaggagagtacatagatggagggttaagtgagtattgtgctacacaaggaattaggatggagaagaccattcctgggacaccacagcagaatggtgtggctgagtgTATGAACAGAACTCTCAATAAGCGTGCTAGGAATATGAGGTTGTATgttggactaccaaaaactttctaGGCTAATGCTGTTAtcactgcagcttacctgataaaccgaggaccatCAGTTCCCATGAAGTTCAAACTTCCTAAGGTagtttggagcggtaaagaggtaaatttttcccatttaaaagtttttggttgtgtttcttatgttcatattgattatGATGCTCATAATAAACCtaatgcaaagtctaaaatatagTTTTTCATTGGCtttggtgatgagaaatttggctataggttttagGATGaccaaaacaggaaaatcatcaaaagtagaaatgtgatatttaatgaactaGTTATGTAtaaggacaggtcaactgtagtgcCAAACATTATAGAgatagattaaaataaatttgagtttgtcaacttaaaTGAATTGATTGAAAGTATTGTCCAAAAAatgggtgaagaagataaggagaatgtagattcacaggtagatcaaagtacacctgtagctgaagtccgTAGATCTTCCAAAACCATTAGACCTCCATAGTGTTATTCACCTGCTCTAAATTATCTCCtattgactgatggtggtgagccaaaatgttatgatgaagccttgcagGATgaaaattcaagcaagtgggagttagccataaAGGAAGAGATGGATTTCTTATTGTGGAATCAGACATGGGAATTGACTGAATTActagtaggaaagaaggctttgcacaacaagtgggtatatagaataaagaatgagcatgatggtagcaagcgttacaaggccagattagttgtcaAAGGGTTCCAATAGAAGAAAGGCATTGATAACTCAgaaatattttctccagttatgaagatgtcaacaatcaaaCTAGTATTGGGAATGGTGGTTGCAGAAAatttacatcttgagcagttagatgtgaagacggcattccttcatggtgacttggaggaagacatttacatgattcagcTAGAAGGGGTTCATTGTTCAGGGACAAGAGAATCTAGTCCGCAAATCGAGAAAGATcatgtatggcctaaaacaaacTTCAAGACAATGgcacaagaaatttgacaattttatgcatagaattgggttcaagagatgtgaagctaatcactgttgctatgttaagttctTTGGTAATTCTTACATCATTTTACTATTGTATATGGATGATATGCTCATTAtagggtctagcattgaggagattaataatctaaAGAAACAATTGTCAAAACAGTTTGTAATGAAAGATTTGGGAGCTGCTCATGCCAGCTTAAGCTTTGTCACCTCATCTTTGACAACATTAGAATGCTCTCTGGATGAGTGCCAAAAAGGTTGTTTTTTAGGGGTAACAGATGGATTGACATTCAAATGGTGACGAATGAAACTTGGGTCCACCCCCAGGGCTTCATAAGCATTCCATGCGAATACATCTACGTTTTTTCTCAGGAATTCGATtagattttttctctcttagaGAGGCAGTTGGGAGCCAatctgaaagaacttctccgaaTCATCACCAACAACAACCTTTTCTAGATCTTCGCATTTTTCTTCCTCGGTTGATCCATTATCAAGCAATACCGGagttcttgattgctataagttcCTTTCAATAGAGGCCGAGGACTCCACATTGGGCCTATGTAAGATGGCAACCACCATGCACTACCTAGCCATGGATTGATTCCTTACAATCTCTTTAACTTGGCCGTTGGATGGATACTTCACCTTCTGGTGGAGGGTAGAAGAAACGGCTTCTAAAGCATGAAGCAAAGGCCTGGCCATAATAGCCATATAAGGTGAATAAGCatccaccacaatgaagtcTACTTCCACAACATCTGAACCGGTCTGTATGGGCAGTCTAATCTAACCTCTTGGAGTAACTGTCTTCCCCTCGAAACTTACTAGTGGGGAGTCGTACGCTGTTAGGTCCTTGGGTTTCAAATTCAGTCCTTTGTATAGATCGAGGTACATTATCTCGATAGCACTTCCCTGATCTACCAACAGTCTTTTCACATCGTACCCCCCTGTCTTGAGtgtgaccaccaaagcatcgtcATGAGGTTGGATAGTTCCGATCTTATCATTGGCCAAGAAGCCCAGGACTAACGGAGCCTCTATTCTGGCTCTTTTTGGTTCTGAATTGCTGTCTTCGGTTGATAGCCGAGCCACAGACATTACTCGAGAAGGACAGGAACCGGTCCTACCGGGGACAGCGAAGATGACATTGATCGTTCCCAGAGGAGGTCTTGAAGAAGAATCTCTTCGAGGATCCAAACCTGACTGCCCCACTTGGCCACTAGAATGGTGCAGCAGCTGCTTCAatttcccttctcggaccagcTGGGCTAAATGGTCCCACAGATTCCTGCAGTCTTCCGTAGTATGCCCCTAGTCCTGATGATATTAGCAATAAAGGTTCTGGTTGCGTTTCAAGGGGTTTCCGGCcattttgtttggccatttgaagaatggttcgttcttaatcttctctagaACCTGATGCACCGATTCTCGGAATACTGCATTAACGATCTGGGTGTTGGTAGACCTTGATTGTCCAGTAAAATCTCTCCGGGGTTGGTTGTTATTTAATCGGTCTGACCTGAAATCCATCATCTCCTAAGGGAtaaccttagcctttcctttaCCTAGTTATTGATCTTCCTtaacccttttatacttgtcaatACGATCCATAAGCTGGCGCAGGCTGGTGACTGGTTTTCCTGTTAAGGACTTCCTTAAACCATGCTCGACTGGGAGGCCACTCTTGAAGGTACTAATGACGACGTCCTCAAAGTTACCCTCTATCTCATTGTACATCTCACAATGCTTCTGTCCAAGTATGTTTTCAGGGTCTCCCCTTCTCGCATAGACAAAGATAGTAGGGAGTCTAAGGGCTGAGGGACCCTGGTACATGTGATAAAACGGGAGCCAAACGCCTGAGTGAGCTCCTTGAAGGAATTTATTGAACCTGTCCTCAGGctgtcaaaccatctcatcgtcACGGGTCCTAAACTAGATGGGAACACTTTGCACGTCAAGGCTTCGTCCTTAGAATAAACAGTCATTCTCTGATTGaaatggctcacatgctccactGGGTCTGTTCACCCATTATAGATGGTGAATGTTGGCTGATGGAAACTCCGAGGAAGAGCTACCCTTTCGATCTTACGCGTGAATGGTGACTTGGGAATCTAGTTCAAAGCTTTGCTCATCGCATCATTTCCCAATCCTTTGTGAATGAGGCTTTTGCATCGGCGTTCACTATGATGCTCCTTTTCATATGAGAAGGATTCACTTGGGGGAGTCCTTGATCTATGTCGATAATCGCTATCTTTCTTATCATCAGAGGAGGAATCAGACGGGGTGAGAGTTTGTTTTCGTTGTGCATGGCATAACTTCTTCTTAAGCTAGTCGATTTCCCTCTGCATGGCTTTATTGTGCTGTTCTTGAGAGACGTGACTCCCAACTTGAGAGTGGCTTTTGCTTGTGTGCGTAACGTGCACGTTGCCCTCTTGATCTCTCCTATGCTCAAGGTTGGTGAAAGGATTTTCACATTGAGATGCTATGGATTCTGCCTAATGTGAGCCTGAATTTGCCATAGTTGACCTTTGTTTTCACTatcacacaagttcttcccacagacggcgccaattgtagagTCCCGATTTGTGGCCAAAACCCAAAGTGTATGAGATcttggcccaatgagcccaatacaataaattcgTAGAGAGTGAACTAGGACCTAATGAGTTGAACAACGGCtagtatttaattaaatgacaatcaagcacaaataagaGGTATTGATATCAATGGACTCTTAGTCCGAAGAggtcacaattatatatatatatatatatatatattgatcacaTTTGGATACAAAGACAATTTAGATTGTTACAGTATCCCCtctttatttttccaattttcctatcaTGAAGAGTCTTTCACCCTAATATATCCTCCTTTGCACCATCTTCACcatacacctgttgatcatccgaacccttacttgagtacctgtctcATCAGACACTCCTTCTGGTTTTTTATGAGTTATGGTAGCCAAGGTAGTACTGCTCAAAGGTCTTTttcacataaatgcggccagaaaagtagctgcagtgcatttaatgcggtagtggcagctttcccttagatatttataggtttccttccttctcataTGTTCATGAGGCATGTCTCTATCATTGGAGCTTCTTGGAGGATTATGCTAACTGATGGAGTACATATTGTGAACTatattcatcatatccgaggaggagttcctccttgGACAACCTTTCACTTGTTCCCCACctttgagactttaattgggAACAATTAACAACTATTTGCTCTCCCTCAGACTTATCAATGTCTTCaaacaaggcccaaggcccaatatactaTTTTGGGCCCTCGTCCCTACAATAGTGTAAATACATTTGTTTTTATGTACTAATTATTTGTAGTTGGTGCACTTATTAGTTatgtaaaatgaattttttttatttgatttatataagaaacaattaattttgaaatatgacatttttatttaaaatgagtTGTTTTGGCAACAATTGAATAAGAGCAAGGCAAAAGATAAAATCAAATTTACTTGCAtgtaatcaaattatatataaaagatccTTGTTAGGGAATGTGGTTGGGGATATTCAACATTTGATTCGTAATTTACTGTGGGTAAGGATTGACTGTGTTACAAGAGGCGTGAATCGAGTTGCTCATG contains:
- the LOC126728746 gene encoding uncharacterized protein LOC126728746, which translates into the protein MYQGPSALRLPTIFVYARRGDPENILGQKHCEMYNEIEGNFEDVVISTFKSGLPVEHGLRKSLTGKPVTSLRQLMDRIDKSDRLNNNQPRRDFTGQSRSTNTQIVNAVFRESVHQGHTTEDCRNLWDHLAQLVREGKLKQLLHHSSGQVGQSGLDPRRDSSSRPPLGTINVIFAVPGRTGSCPSRVMSVARLSTEDSNSEPKRARIEAPLVLGFLANDKIGTIQPHDDALVVTLKTGGYDVKRLLVDQGSAIEIMYLDLYKGLNLKPKDLTAYDSPLVSFEGKTVTPRG